ACTCCAGATGTTGTGTGCCGGTCAGTTTGTTGGCGGGGGCGTCCATTGCCACGTCCATTGTATACTTTACCCTTTGTTGCCAGCGGTCTGACTGTGCATTTAGTTGTAACCAGCTGCCTGTCATCATAGTAAGGGCCAGGCAGCTTCCTAATACCCCGTGCTTCATTCAGTATATTTTTATTCCGGGCTAAAATAAACAATTCGGGATAGCTATCCCGTAAAATTGGTCAAAATATACATCAGCAGGTCTTCCGCCTGTATGGGCGGTTATTGGGGGAAGATGTTACGGGATATCGGTAGATGGGTCAGCCGGCGCCTTGTACAACGACTACGATCTCGCCTTTTACGCCTTTTTCGAGGAAGTAGTCATGCACTTCCTGAAGGGTACCGCGTTTATTTTCCTCGAACATTTTGGTGAGTTCGCGGCTAACGCAGCAGGGGCGGTCGGGACCGAGGTACTGTATCAGATCGGCCAGTGTTTTTACCAGCCGCATGGGCGATTCATAAAAAACGAAGGTGCGTTCTTCAGTGGCCAGTTGGGTAAACAGTGTATGGCGGCCTTTTTTGAGCGGCAGGAAGCCTTCAAAAGTAAAGCGGTTCATGGGGATGCCGCTGTTGACCAGTGCGGGCACAAATGCGGTGGCGCCGGGCAGGCATTCCACAGGCACGCCGGCACGGATACATTCGCGGACCAGCAGGAACCCGGGATCAGAAACGCCAGGCGTGCCTGCATCAGTGAGCAGGGCCATGGTTTTGCCGGATTGCAGCTGTTGCAGCAGGTGCTGCACTATTTTGTGTTCGTTATGTTGATGGTAGGGAGTTACCGGTTTGTTGATCTGGTAATGTTTGAGGAGCACGCCGGAGGTTCGGGTATCCTCGGCCAGCACCAATTCCGCCTCTTCCAGTACTTTAACAGCCCGGTAGGTAATATCGGCGAGATTGCCGATAGGAGATGGAATGAGGTATAATTTCATGTGAGTTACGAATTACGGAATTACGAATTACGAATTATAGATTTCCCAATGAGGCTCGGGCAATTCGTAATTCGTAATTCGTCACTCGTAATTATTTTTATTGTATCTGTACTTCGAAGTATTCCATTACCTGATTGGCCAACAGCTTCTGGCAGGCACTTTCAGCGATCTGATGTGCTTCTTCCTTGCTGGCGGCTTCAATTTGCAGGGTAATGTGTTTGCCAATCCGTACATCTTGTACCTGGCCCATGCCAAGGTTTTTGAGACCACTCATCACCGCTTTACCTTGCGGGTCCAATAATTCTTTCAGTGGCATCACATTGATATGTGCAGTAAAAGTCATTGTGCTAAAATTTGGCGCAAACCTACTAAAAAAAATTACGAATTACGAATTACGAATTACGAATGGAGGGTTTCCTTATCGAAAGGTTAATAACTAACCGCTCTGTAAAGAAACCCTCCATTCGTAATTCGTAGCTCGTAATTCTATATGGGTGTTACTTTCGGAGGTACGGCCAGCGAGAGCAGTACGTAACAGATGAATATAAACGGAGCTGTTGCATAGTTAAGGAAGGGAATGCTGACAATCACCAGCACTGCCAGCAAGAG
The Chitinophaga varians genome window above contains:
- the rsmI gene encoding 16S rRNA (cytidine(1402)-2'-O)-methyltransferase, whose translation is MKLYLIPSPIGNLADITYRAVKVLEEAELVLAEDTRTSGVLLKHYQINKPVTPYHQHNEHKIVQHLLQQLQSGKTMALLTDAGTPGVSDPGFLLVRECIRAGVPVECLPGATAFVPALVNSGIPMNRFTFEGFLPLKKGRHTLFTQLATEERTFVFYESPMRLVKTLADLIQYLGPDRPCCVSRELTKMFEENKRGTLQEVHDYFLEKGVKGEIVVVVQGAG
- the purS gene encoding phosphoribosylformylglycinamidine synthase subunit PurS; translation: MTFTAHINVMPLKELLDPQGKAVMSGLKNLGMGQVQDVRIGKHITLQIEAASKEEAHQIAESACQKLLANQVMEYFEVQIQ